A window of the Nostoc sp. ATCC 53789 genome harbors these coding sequences:
- the mobC gene encoding plasmid mobilization relaxosome protein MobC — protein sequence MPQSLRFVSLRSNGKAGSVGFHPPKNPPRNVPESSRIMANRKQSKALVRKHIFPVRLSDIELDLLRIKSLDAGMSASELMRRNALMRPLPKRLSKISLQTYWELGQIGNNLNQLVKATNIALKIGRTLPADPQLLRELLELLHQCRRDIASDDVDSEDSEEEDEEDDWEADEG from the coding sequence ATGCCTCAAAGCTTACGCTTTGTCTCGCTGCGCTCGAACGGCAAAGCTGGTTCAGTGGGGTTTCACCCCCCTAAAAACCCCCCTCGCAATGTCCCTGAATCTTCTCGAATTATGGCGAATCGCAAGCAGTCAAAAGCTCTAGTCCGAAAGCATATATTCCCAGTTCGCTTGAGTGATATAGAACTGGACTTGCTGCGAATAAAATCACTTGACGCGGGGATGTCAGCAAGTGAACTTATGAGACGCAATGCGTTGATGCGCCCATTACCCAAACGACTGAGTAAGATTAGTCTACAAACATATTGGGAATTAGGACAAATCGGGAACAATCTAAACCAGCTTGTTAAGGCAACCAACATAGCCCTAAAAATTGGGCGAACTTTACCTGCTGATCCACAACTACTAAGAGAGCTTTTAGAACTGCTGCATCAGTGCAGACGAGACATTGCCTCGGATGATGTTGATTCGGAAGATTCGGAAGAGGAAGACGAAGAGGATGATTGGGAAGCAGACGAAGGGTAG
- a CDS encoding SMI1/KNR4 family protein, which yields MSELTDGLEYILDWLESTNLELFDCYNPGLTRQQIDKIVKDLPFKLSEEIYELYQWRNGIADLGFNNYYPPVEFLFPNQLFSSLPTSFSTLQDSVSNYYDFWQFEQSNMMDKPFDDYKGWDQKWFPIALFENKRILYVVGDIEPSPVYFIDFIFIENPLRVYKSLTSMISVIAECCELGLYQLIPDESGEEDDMIIRIDEEKLELEKEIYQKYNS from the coding sequence ATGTCTGAACTTACAGACGGACTTGAATATATTTTAGATTGGTTAGAATCTACAAATCTGGAATTGTTTGATTGTTATAACCCCGGTTTAACTCGGCAGCAGATTGATAAAATAGTCAAAGATTTACCCTTTAAGTTATCTGAGGAAATCTATGAACTTTATCAATGGCGAAATGGAATAGCCGACCTTGGTTTTAACAATTATTATCCCCCAGTCGAATTTCTATTTCCCAATCAGTTATTTAGTAGTTTGCCCACTTCATTCAGTACTTTACAAGACTCTGTTTCAAATTATTATGATTTCTGGCAGTTTGAGCAATCAAACATGATGGATAAGCCATTTGATGATTATAAAGGCTGGGATCAGAAATGGTTTCCTATTGCTTTGTTTGAGAACAAAAGAATACTATATGTAGTTGGCGATATTGAGCCATCCCCAGTTTATTTTATTGATTTCATTTTTATTGAGAATCCATTAAGAGTCTATAAAAGTCTCACAAGTATGATATCTGTAATTGCAGAATGTTGTGAGTTGGGTTTATATCAACTCATACCAGATGAATCTGGAGAAGAAGATGACATGATAATACGAATAGATGAAGAAAAGCTGGAACTTGAAAAAGAGATATATCAAAAATATAACTCCTAA